In Aedes albopictus strain Foshan chromosome 3, AalbF5, whole genome shotgun sequence, the genomic window aactgaaaattcagtagaaaaaatcttctttacgagtgccttgtagagcaacattttgatttcgcacctttgtaactgatagaaacactaaaagcttcgtttaaattcatattcagtagtgaaacacttcttcaaaaatgatacttagaacaaataagctttatattcagttttaatgaattcattttaaatttcagattacaagcggcgtgcgcgttttattgcctcgcgcgaatgtgatttgagcaggaaaaaaatgttctggacggctgcaaggtgtgcgcctcactcaaaatagtcaaatcgttttgtaagtttggagctttaatcattgcaactaatggaaccactaaacgctttatttaaacattcatgtaacaaaattaactgaaaattcagtagaaaaaatcttctttacgagtgccttgtagagcaacattttgatttcgcacctttgtaactgatagaaacactaaaagcttcgtttaaattcatattcagtagtgaaacacttcttcaaaaatgatacttagaacaaataagctttatattcagttttaatgaattcattttaaatttcagattacaagcggcgtgcgcgttttattgcctcgcgcgaatgtgatttgagcaggaaaaaaatgttctggacggctgcaaggtgtgcgcctcactcaaaatagtcaaatcgctttgtaagtttggagctttaatcattgcaactaatggaaccactaaacgctttatttaaacattcatgtaacaaaattaactgaaaattcagtagaaaaaatcttctttacgagtgccttgtagagcaacattttgatttcgcacctttgtaactgatagaaacactaaaagcttcgtttaaattcatattcagaagtgaaacacttcttcaaaaatgatacttagaacaaataagctttatattcagttttaatgaattcattttaaatttcagattacaagcggcgtgcgcgtttcattgcctcgcgcgaatgtgatttgagtaggaaaaaaatgttctgtggGGCCGCCAAATATACACCTTAAAATTTTTAAGTTAGTTCGTGTTATAATTTCGTGTATATATTCTTAGTTATTTACATCACTTAATTAATAATTTAGTTTAACTTAGCAGTTCAGGTTTGTAATGGTTTAGTGGGAACTATCAAATGCTAATTTATTGTTTTTTAGTAGAAAATTAATGTACTCTGAGTGGAGTTTTTTAATGGTGCTGCTCGATATATAAGCTCCCAAAAGCTCCTCAGTTCATTGTTTCACACACAGATGGCGCCACAAGACTGCTCGAAAAAATTTACCTGCTCGAATTTTCTTTCCTGCTCGTTTAACAGCAACCCCCCGAGCAGCTGTCAAaggttttaatttgtttgtaaACAACAGCCGTTTGTGTTACAAAAAACCGGCCAAATTTCGCGAGCGTTCAGTTTTGTGCCAGCAGAAATAAGTGAAAAAGTGTATAATTATGAGCCTTTTCGACATCGAGGACATCAAGGTGAAGCCGGATATCGTGTGTCCTTACCCGGAACCGTCCGTGCCCCCCGGAGCTGCGATTGTAATCGATAACGGTTCCTACCACTGTCGGGCCGGTTGGGCCACCAAGTCGGCCCCGTCGCTGGTGTTCAAAAATGTTCTGGCCAAACCGCGCAAAGACCGAAGCAAAAAGGACACCAACAACGGCGAGGGAGCACTGGTGCCCACGGTGCAGATTGGAAACGACATCACCAACATCGAAGCGGTCCGGTTCCAGCTGCGCACCCAGTTCGATCGGAACGTTGTGACGCATTTGCACGTGCAGGAGCAGATTTTCGACTATTTGTTCGGTCGGCTTGGGATTGAGGGGGACGGATGCGTGCCACATCCGGTGCTGCTGACCGAGTGCGTTGCCAATCCAAACTACAGCCGCATGCTGATGTCGGAACTGATGTTCGAATGCTACGGAATTCCGGGACTTGTCTATGCGGTGGATGGTTTGTTGAGCTACCGGTTGAATGGAGGACAGGACAGTGGCTTGATTGTATCCTGTGGGTATCAAGCAACGCACATCATTCCCATTTTGAACGGGTGGATGGTGGAGGGCAAGGTTCGACGGATCAATCTGGGAGGATTCAACATGATAAATTTCATGTTCCGGCTGCTGCAGTTGAAGTACCCGGTTCACGTAAATGCCATCACTCTGAGCCGAGCGGAAACGATGATTCACAATTACTGCTCGTTTGCCTACGACTACACAGAATCGTTGCGAAACTGGGCTTTGTTGGAGTTTTACGAGCAGAATGTCATCAAAATCCAGCTGCCCTACAATCAGAACGTGTCCGCCCCGACGCTGACGGCCGAGCAGCGGTTGGAAAAGCGCAAGGAGCTCTCCCGACGCCTCGCCGAGATCAACCTTAGGAAACGCGAAGAAAAACTAGCAGAAGATAAGGTACTTCTGACCCGGATGCTTGCCGCCGAGGACACCTTGGAAGACGAGGACAACGTCGGCTTTACGTTGCACGAATTCGGCGCCAAGAGCGCCGATGAGTACCGGAAGACGATCGTCACTCTAAGAGAGCGAATCGCCAAAACGACTCAAAAGATGAACAATTCCCAGCATGCTGCTTCGAGCAGCAGTCAAGCGGAGGAAAAACCTCTTCCCTTGTTGCAACCACCTGGAAGCATGACCGTGTCGGAATGGGTGGTGGAAACGCGCAAGAAGCGTGACGAGATACTCGATAGGAAGCAGGTGCGCAAACAGCGAAAGCAGGACCTGGCCAAGCGCCGGACAGCCGCAGCACAGGAGCGAATGCGTATCATTTCGCATCTGGCCAAAAAGGAGAAAGGTGAGTGGGTTTCACACACAGAGAGCAAACACTCTTTCACACGTGGAAGaactatccggatggcgtagccccGGCCAAATCGTCAGCAGAATTGGCGAATGCAAAACAAATGTGACAAGCGGTTCAAAACACGTCTGCtcgcggcaacgcctactgctCTTTTCAACCTTCAATATCTTCAACATGCTCTTAAATCACTATatagaactagctgtcccggcaaactttgtcttgccgtcttttggtggtttgacaactgttgagctcaaaatagcaccgcactctagattgatttcatttcggtcgtgttgatttccttctcagctcatagaaaatcagttcttttttaATTTAAGTAcattatcaattttgttacttttctagttgattttcgtaactttttgtacatataaacacagccaccatgaaaacgaatcgaaccgtgcaagagccatcctaatcggttcagccgtttgtgagttttgttgcctcaaagggatttcaacttatttttatatatatagatatatagatagatgatagatgatggtGGCACAATAGTCAACTGAAATGACTGATCATCTGGACATCTTCCTCAAATCAAATATACCCGCCAGTTGCatgttttaaaatccataaacAGTTAGCTTTGAAATTCAGTTAGCCATCTCGGATTTTCAGATCAGCA contains:
- the LOC134291851 gene encoding actin-related protein 5, translated to MSLFDIEDIKVKPDIVCPYPEPSVPPGAAIVIDNGSYHCRAGWATKSAPSLVFKNVLAKPRKDRSKKDTNNGEGALVPTVQIGNDITNIEAVRFQLRTQFDRNVVTHLHVQEQIFDYLFGRLGIEGDGCVPHPVLLTECVANPNYSRMLMSELMFECYGIPGLVYAVDGLLSYRLNGGQDSGLIVSCGYQATHIIPILNGWMVEGKVRRINLGGFNMINFMFRLLQLKYPVHVNAITLSRAETMIHNYCSFAYDYTESLRNWALLEFYEQNVIKIQLPYNQNVSAPTLTAEQRLEKRKELSRRLAEINLRKREEKLAEDKVLLTRMLAAEDTLEDEDNVGFTLHEFGAKSADEYRKTIVTLRERIAKTTQKMNNSQHAASSSSQAEEKPLPLLQPPGSMTVSEWVVETRKKRDEILDRKQVRKQRKQDLAKRRTAAAQERMRIISHLAKKEKGVDDFGMRDEDWDVYKSISREGDSDSEAENEKLIECEEILKQHDSTFVEPVVAPGNIAEFHQLHIGVERIRVPEILFQPSMVGIQEAGLTGAIDYVLKLFPKEEQVKLVGNVVLSGGCANIRGFKERLSRELQAILPFQSVYNLRVAANPSLDAWKGASQFAASEEFRKSMITRQLYDECGGEYFKEHVASNFYYPTPSQASSTLNDTFN